A genomic segment from Actinoplanes sichuanensis encodes:
- a CDS encoding GMC family oxidoreductase N-terminal domain-containing protein, with protein MKRRTLLQAGAAVAVAPALSLPAAQGRTAIVIGSGFGGAVAAWRLAQAGMTVTVIERGRRWDLNSTGTTFCTISNPDWRCAWFADNPPLGLDVSKTITRGAGLIQKHVGDGIQVMCGSGVGGGSLVIGMFMPQPRRADWESAYPAQLSYTEFENTYWPRARQNIGTATIPADIQNHAAYVGARTWLQYISEFGKTPVPVPFGVNWDVIRDELAGRVPACHTIGEGPFGSNSGAKNSVDKTYLKWAVATGNARILPLHEVTEIREVSGTSTFEVACKQIDDTGSVLSNPVFAADYVFLAAGSLGSTSLLLKSRAQGRLPRLTSTEVGKGWGNNGDFLVARLNLRRTVGTAQGGPGNVRFYDDSNPYAKAAMAWEAAPVPSWLPGTSAHLITSLASERGEIRYDAATGTGKVYWPYAEMETSSDKAGRDLATRLWWATEGSKGSLLTGLPSYDRGTGMGLGSRNTYHPLGGLVMGKATDFSGKVAGYQNLFCVDGALLPGTACLANPAITITANAERCLDLFLASLG; from the coding sequence ATGAAACGTCGAACCCTTCTACAGGCCGGGGCGGCTGTCGCCGTCGCACCCGCGCTGAGCCTTCCGGCCGCTCAGGGCCGGACCGCGATCGTCATCGGCAGCGGGTTCGGGGGCGCGGTCGCCGCCTGGCGCCTCGCCCAGGCCGGGATGACCGTGACCGTCATCGAGCGCGGCCGCCGCTGGGATCTCAACAGCACCGGCACCACGTTCTGCACGATCAGCAACCCGGACTGGCGGTGCGCCTGGTTCGCCGACAACCCGCCGCTCGGGCTGGACGTCAGCAAGACCATCACCCGCGGGGCCGGGCTCATCCAGAAGCACGTCGGCGACGGCATCCAGGTGATGTGCGGGTCCGGGGTGGGCGGCGGTTCGCTGGTCATCGGCATGTTCATGCCCCAGCCGCGACGCGCCGACTGGGAGTCGGCCTACCCGGCGCAACTGTCGTACACCGAGTTCGAGAACACCTACTGGCCACGCGCCCGGCAGAACATCGGCACCGCGACCATCCCGGCCGACATTCAGAACCATGCGGCGTACGTGGGCGCGCGCACCTGGTTGCAGTACATCAGCGAGTTCGGTAAGACGCCGGTGCCGGTGCCGTTCGGGGTGAACTGGGACGTCATCCGGGACGAGCTGGCCGGGCGGGTGCCGGCCTGCCACACCATCGGCGAGGGACCGTTCGGCAGCAACTCGGGTGCCAAGAACAGCGTCGACAAGACCTACCTGAAGTGGGCGGTGGCCACCGGTAACGCCCGCATCCTGCCGTTGCACGAGGTCACCGAGATCCGTGAGGTGTCCGGGACGTCGACCTTCGAGGTGGCCTGCAAGCAGATCGACGACACCGGGAGCGTGCTGTCCAATCCGGTGTTCGCGGCCGACTACGTGTTCCTGGCCGCCGGGTCGCTGGGGAGCACGTCACTGCTGCTCAAGTCACGGGCACAGGGCAGACTCCCGCGGCTGACCAGCACCGAGGTGGGCAAGGGCTGGGGCAACAACGGGGACTTCCTGGTAGCCCGGCTCAACCTGCGCAGGACCGTCGGCACCGCCCAGGGCGGGCCGGGGAACGTGCGGTTCTACGACGACTCGAACCCGTACGCCAAAGCCGCGATGGCCTGGGAGGCGGCGCCCGTCCCGTCGTGGCTGCCCGGCACCTCGGCGCACCTGATCACCAGCCTGGCGTCCGAGCGTGGCGAGATCAGGTACGACGCGGCCACCGGGACCGGGAAGGTCTACTGGCCGTACGCGGAGATGGAGACGTCGTCGGACAAGGCCGGGCGGGACCTGGCGACCCGGCTGTGGTGGGCCACCGAGGGTTCGAAGGGGTCACTGCTGACCGGGTTGCCGTCGTACGACCGGGGCACCGGGATGGGGCTGGGGTCGCGGAACACCTACCACCCGCTCGGTGGCCTGGTGATGGGCAAAGCCACCGACTTCAGCGGAAAAGTCGCGGGATATCAGAATCTGTTCTGTGTGGACGGTGCGTTGCTGCCCGGCACGGCGTGCCTGGCCAACCCGGCGATCACCATCACCGCGAACGCCGAACGATGCCTGGATCTGTTCCTCGCGTCACTGGGCTGA